In Gemmatimonadota bacterium, one genomic interval encodes:
- a CDS encoding phytanoyl-CoA dioxygenase family protein, with the protein MSVTRAKPVEITDAQKQQYQEEGYFILESALDDEQLEYIRGECDRLRVEMEAEMARDSEKSRGITHKGSRYFISNRHRDNPSLRPYIFSEIMAEICRSTLGDTAYLFHEQFVVKGPEVGMKFGWHQDSGYVGFDHRPYMSCWAALDDVSDENGTVYILPFSRAGTRRRQDHRIVDETNDKIGYFGDDPGVPVVAPAGSIAVFSSVSFHRSSPNTSDGWRRVFLTQYSAEPILTEDGTRNWSNAEPFLVDGKRVTTD; encoded by the coding sequence ATGTCGGTAACCAGAGCAAAGCCCGTCGAGATCACCGACGCGCAGAAGCAACAGTACCAGGAGGAAGGGTACTTCATTCTCGAGTCCGCCCTGGACGATGAGCAGCTGGAATACATACGCGGCGAGTGCGACCGCCTGCGGGTCGAGATGGAAGCCGAAATGGCTCGGGATTCAGAGAAGTCCCGGGGCATCACCCACAAGGGCAGCCGTTATTTCATCTCGAACCGGCACCGCGACAATCCCAGCCTGCGGCCCTACATATTCAGCGAGATCATGGCCGAGATCTGCAGGAGCACCCTCGGCGATACCGCCTATCTCTTTCACGAGCAGTTCGTGGTCAAGGGGCCCGAAGTCGGCATGAAATTCGGCTGGCACCAGGACTCGGGCTACGTGGGGTTCGACCACAGGCCCTACATGAGTTGCTGGGCCGCCCTCGACGACGTCTCCGACGAGAACGGCACGGTCTACATCCTACCCTTTTCCCGCGCGGGCACGAGGCGCCGCCAGGATCACCGCATCGTGGACGAGACCAACGACAAGATCGGCTATTTCGGGGACGATCCGGGCGTGCCCGTGGTCGCGCCGGCCGGGAGCATCGCCGTGTTCTCCAGCGTCTCCTTCCACCGCAGCAGCCCGAATACCTCCGACGGCTGGCGGAGAGTATTCCTTACGCAGTACTCCGCCGAACCGATCCTGACCGAGGACGGCACGCGAAACTGGAGCAACGCGGAGCCCTTTCTCGTGGACGGCAAGCGCGTGACCACTGATTAG
- a CDS encoding mandelate racemase, with the protein MTTITGVKCIRTRSNGTWGIVKITTNQPGLHGIGSASDHYHQRAVVEAVESMLAPKLIGRDVSRIEDIWQTFYTSGYWRNGAVTNTALSGIDMALWDIKGKEAGMPVYQLLGGACRSAVPCYAHAGGGTPEALLEAIQGYLDEGFPVVRCQLGGYGGGGFIPSEDAPRPANAWPADKVFDDEAYIEAIPNMFEYLRSKLGFGPKLTHDVHEHLRPQSAVALSKRLEPYRLFFLEDVLSPEQVQWYRLIREQCTTPQAMGELFVNPHEWTPLITERLIDYVRVRVSKAGGITPCRKIASLCESFGINTAWQEGGDNDPVNQAAAVHLDMSSWSFGIQEENTFSEAEYAAFPGACELREGHLYANDSPGLGLDIDEDAAARLLNAEDAATPRYAAEDRRADGSIVRP; encoded by the coding sequence GTGACCACCATCACCGGCGTGAAGTGCATCCGGACGCGTTCGAACGGCACCTGGGGCATCGTCAAGATCACCACGAATCAGCCCGGTCTGCACGGCATTGGTTCGGCAAGCGACCACTACCATCAGCGCGCCGTCGTCGAGGCCGTCGAGTCCATGCTGGCCCCTAAGCTCATCGGACGGGACGTCAGCCGCATCGAGGACATCTGGCAGACCTTCTACACGAGCGGTTACTGGCGCAACGGCGCCGTCACCAACACGGCCCTGTCCGGGATCGACATGGCCCTGTGGGACATCAAGGGCAAGGAAGCCGGCATGCCCGTCTACCAGCTCCTCGGCGGTGCCTGCCGGAGCGCCGTGCCCTGTTACGCCCACGCGGGGGGCGGCACGCCCGAAGCCCTGCTGGAAGCCATTCAGGGATACCTGGACGAAGGATTTCCCGTGGTCCGGTGCCAGTTGGGCGGTTACGGCGGCGGCGGATTCATCCCTTCGGAAGATGCACCCCGGCCCGCCAATGCCTGGCCCGCCGACAAGGTCTTCGACGACGAGGCCTACATCGAAGCCATTCCGAACATGTTCGAATACCTGCGGTCGAAGCTCGGATTCGGCCCCAAGCTGACCCACGATGTGCACGAGCATCTCCGGCCGCAGTCGGCGGTGGCCCTGTCCAAGCGCCTCGAACCCTACCGGCTCTTCTTCCTCGAGGATGTCCTTTCACCCGAACAGGTGCAGTGGTACCGCCTGATCCGGGAGCAGTGCACGACGCCCCAGGCCATGGGCGAACTCTTCGTGAATCCCCACGAATGGACGCCTCTCATCACCGAGCGCCTCATCGACTACGTCCGGGTGCGGGTATCCAAGGCGGGTGGCATCACGCCGTGCCGCAAGATCGCGAGCCTCTGCGAATCTTTCGGCATCAACACCGCCTGGCAGGAAGGGGGCGACAACGACCCGGTCAACCAGGCCGCGGCCGTTCACCTCGACATGTCGAGCTGGAGCTTTGGGATCCAGGAAGAGAACACCTTCAGCGAGGCGGAATACGCGGCGTTCCCCGGCGCCTGCGAGTTAAGGGAAGGTCACCTCTACGCCAACGACAGTCCCGGACTGGGGTTGGATATCGACGAGGATGCGGCGGCGAGGCTGCTGAACGCGGAGGACGCGGCTACGCCCCGGTACGCCGCGGAGGACCGCAGGGCGGATGGCAGTATCGTCCGGCCCTGA
- a CDS encoding zinc-binding dehydrogenase, producing NPLGVTRGATVVIPGAGGPGPSAPAGAREMGAGRIIVLDRFPARLALAREFGADETLNVDEIDMKARIEFVLDHTGGVGADLVAEFVGSPRVLAEGIDMLRWGGRYLWIGNINLGFPTEIDPGNIVRCSKAIRGVIVYEPWVIPRALEFLSRTRDKYPFHKIISDTFSFTEINEAFTYAGAGSAIRVGLEFDALGQ from the coding sequence CAACCCGCTCGGTGTCACCCGGGGAGCCACGGTGGTTATTCCGGGGGCGGGCGGACCGGGCCCCTCTGCGCCCGCCGGAGCGCGGGAGATGGGGGCGGGCAGGATCATCGTGCTCGACCGGTTTCCGGCGCGCCTTGCCCTCGCCCGGGAATTTGGCGCTGACGAGACCCTCAATGTCGATGAGATCGACATGAAAGCACGCATTGAGTTCGTGCTGGATCACACAGGTGGGGTCGGTGCCGACCTGGTCGCCGAGTTCGTGGGGTCGCCCCGCGTGCTCGCCGAAGGCATCGACATGCTCAGGTGGGGCGGCCGCTATCTCTGGATCGGCAACATCAACCTCGGCTTCCCGACGGAGATCGATCCGGGCAACATCGTCCGGTGCAGCAAGGCGATTCGAGGGGTAATCGTGTATGAACCCTGGGTAATCCCGCGCGCCCTCGAATTCCTGAGCCGCACACGGGACAAATACCCCTTCCACAAGATCATCTCCGACACCTTCTCATTCACTGAGATCAACGAGGCATTCACCTATGCAGGCGCGGGTTCCGCGATTCGGGTTGGGCTGGAGTTCGATGCTTTGGGCCAGTAG